CCCCAGCTGGAAGCCAGGGGATTCTGGACGGAAGTGCGGCACGAGGAGCTGGACGCTTCAATCAAATATCCCGGAAGCTGTATCAGGTTCACAGAAACGCCCAACCCCGGGCTGCGCAGAGCGCCCCTGGTCGGCGAGCACAATCTGCAGATATATCGTGACGAGCTTGGATTATCCGCCGCAGAGATCTCCCGTCTGCAGAAGCTGAATGTCATTTAAATGTGAAGTGTTATGAGCAAACTACCATTGGAAGGCATCAAGGTCCTGGATTTCACCTGGGTCATAGCAGGCCCGCTTATAACGAAATGCCTGGCCGATTACGGGGCAACCGTTGTCAGGGTCGAGTCCATGGCGCGTCCCTGTTTTCTGAGGGTATCAGGCCCCTTCAAGGACCGCGCCGTCGGGCCGGACAATACCACCTACTTCGCTTACTTTAATCCCAATAAATACAGCGCCTCTTTGAACCTGAAAAAGCCGGTGGGGCTGCGGACGGCCAGAAAACTGGCGGATTGGGCGGACATCATAGTAGAGAATTATGTGCCGGGAAAACTGGCGAAGCTTGGCCTTGATTACGAGAGCGTAAAAAAAACAAATCCCGATATTATAATGCTCAGCACCTCGGGACAGGGTCAGACGGGGCCCATGGCCGCGATCCCCATGACGGGAATGATACTGGTGGCCCTGACGGGATTCATGTTCTACAGCGGATGGCCGGGACAAGACAGCACGCAGCCGTTCGGGCCCGTGAACGATTTTGTCACACCTTCATTCGCCCTCCCTGCTATCCTGGCTGCTCTACGTCACAGGAAATTAACCGGCCGGGGGCAGTCCATTGATCTGTCACAACTGGAAGCGGGAATCCAATTTCTGGCGCCCGGCATCCTGGATTACACGGCTAACAAAAGGCAAACAGGAAACGTCGGCAATTCTTCTCCGGAGGCGGCTCCGCATGGTGTCTATCCCTGCGCCGAAAATAGATGGTGCGCCATAGCCGTTTTTTCCGACAATGAATGGAAGGCGTTCTGTACAGCCATGGGTCATCCTGAGACAGCGGACAGCCCTATGTTCAGCACTTTTGCATACAGGAAAAGAAACGAGAATGAATTGAATGAAATGGTTGGCCAATGGACCATCAAACATAGTCCTGAGCACCTAATGCATACGCTTCAGGGCTCGGGCGTACAGGCAGGG
This genomic window from Dehalococcoidia bacterium contains:
- a CDS encoding CoA transferase, giving the protein MSKLPLEGIKVLDFTWVIAGPLITKCLADYGATVVRVESMARPCFLRVSGPFKDRAVGPDNTTYFAYFNPNKYSASLNLKKPVGLRTARKLADWADIIVENYVPGKLAKLGLDYESVKKTNPDIIMLSTSGQGQTGPMAAIPMTGMILVALTGFMFYSGWPGQDSTQPFGPVNDFVTPSFALPAILAALRHRKLTGRGQSIDLSQLEAGIQFLAPGILDYTANKRQTGNVGNSSPEAAPHGVYPCAENRWCAIAVFSDNEWKAFCTAMGHPETADSPMFSTFAYRKRNENELNEMVGQWTIKHSPEHLMHTLQGSGVQAGVVQNSRDVCQDPQLKARNHFWSMKHPVIGDSISFGEPAILSETPAQPLRPAPCLGEHTEFIATEFLNMSEQELVELLSDES